The following coding sequences lie in one Rhodococcus rhodochrous genomic window:
- a CDS encoding glycoside hydrolase 5 family protein, translating into MRIVCMSAMLLVIALVTACSIPGPGAASPGEDTGAPTSTPWVPYAHPLRVTTTGGTLHLDGRPWWPTGFNAYQLATDWTVNAGCGAMVDLDSYFSSRQPGTVTRFNAFQNLAVDKRNGKLNFEPIDAVFAAAEQHRQLLIPVLAAQDGACEDEQYKTREWYLGGWQEPTDMPLSYSEWVAAAVDRWAGSPSVAAWELLGEPEVGVCTTPDCDLHQRRCPEDSPQVLRDWVDAAGAVARAHDRRHLLTLGLLGGEQCGLADGGYTLVAASPHLDVVQYHDYDDAAFLPLRLEQTEKPVLVTEFGIRAGNCMPLTERATRIGAQIDRYHTMGAAGALLWAFVPDPRPQECTYDIGPFDPIHGLPQMR; encoded by the coding sequence ATGCGAATCGTCTGCATGTCGGCGATGCTTCTGGTCATTGCCCTCGTGACCGCGTGCTCCATCCCTGGGCCCGGTGCGGCATCGCCAGGTGAGGACACAGGTGCGCCGACCTCCACCCCGTGGGTCCCGTATGCTCATCCGCTGCGGGTGACCACCACCGGCGGTACTTTGCACCTCGACGGCCGACCCTGGTGGCCGACCGGCTTCAATGCCTATCAACTGGCTACGGACTGGACGGTCAACGCCGGTTGCGGAGCGATGGTGGATCTGGACTCCTACTTCTCGTCTCGCCAACCGGGGACAGTGACCCGATTCAATGCCTTTCAGAATCTGGCCGTGGACAAGCGCAACGGCAAGCTGAACTTCGAACCGATCGATGCGGTGTTCGCGGCCGCCGAACAGCACCGACAGTTACTCATCCCGGTGCTCGCCGCCCAGGACGGCGCCTGCGAGGACGAGCAATACAAGACGCGCGAGTGGTATCTCGGCGGATGGCAGGAGCCCACCGACATGCCGCTGAGCTACAGCGAGTGGGTTGCCGCCGCCGTCGATCGCTGGGCCGGATCGCCTTCGGTCGCGGCGTGGGAACTACTCGGTGAACCCGAGGTCGGCGTCTGTACCACCCCCGACTGCGACCTGCACCAACGTCGGTGCCCGGAAGACTCGCCGCAGGTGCTGCGCGACTGGGTCGATGCGGCCGGGGCGGTGGCTCGTGCGCACGATCGGCGACACCTGCTCACGCTCGGTCTTCTCGGGGGCGAGCAGTGCGGTCTCGCCGACGGCGGTTATACGCTGGTCGCTGCCTCGCCCCATCTGGACGTGGTTCAGTACCACGACTACGACGATGCGGCATTCCTCCCACTGCGACTCGAACAAACCGAAAAACCTGTGCTTGTAACCGAGTTCGGGATCCGCGCTGGAAACTGCATGCCCCTGACCGAACGCGCAACCCGCATCGGTGCCCAGATCGACAGGTATCACACGATGGGCGCTGCCGGGGCGCTGTTGTGGGCCTTCGTACCGGATCCTCGACCACAGGAATGCACGTACGACATCGGACCCTTCGACCCCATCCACGGCTTGCCCCAGATGAGATAG
- a CDS encoding STAS domain-containing protein, producing MQSCEERVENSILMLRPIGVLRGASSARLRQRLDRALAENTDVVVDLGSVTAVDSTGLGVMIHATKTARTHCRSLTFAAPSARVKAMIERTRLQSVITLSPSVEAAMERIR from the coding sequence ATGCAATCTTGCGAAGAACGCGTAGAGAACAGCATCCTGATGCTGCGCCCGATCGGCGTGCTGCGCGGCGCATCGTCGGCTCGGCTGCGGCAGCGTCTGGACCGAGCCCTGGCCGAGAATACCGATGTTGTCGTCGATCTCGGGAGCGTGACCGCTGTAGATTCCACCGGCCTCGGTGTGATGATCCATGCCACCAAGACGGCACGGACGCACTGTCGTTCCCTGACATTCGCCGCACCCAGCGCCCGGGTGAAGGCGATGATCGAACGGACCCGCCTGCAGTCGGTGATCACACTGTCGCCGTCGGTCGAGGCTGCTATGGAACGCATCCGGTGA